Part of the Gordonia crocea genome is shown below.
TTCATCGACGGGGCCACCATCGCCAAGGCCTCGCCGCCGTCCATGAAGCTGCCCATCGCGCTCGCCCTCGGCTGGCCCGACCGCGTTCCCGGCTCCTCGGCGGCGTGCGATTTCGCCACCGCCTCGCAGTGGACGTTCGAACCCGTCGACGACGAGGTGTTCCCGGCGATCGCGGTCGCGCGCGATGCAGGCCGGGCCGGGGGGAGTCTGACCGCGGTCTACAACGCGGCCAACGAGGTGGCCGCGCAGGCCTTCCTCGACGGCGGTCTGCGCTTCGACCGCATCGTCGCGACCATCGTCGAGGTGCTGTCCGCGGCCGACGAATGGCGGGCCCGGCCGGGTAGTGTGGAGGAGGTATACGCCGCCGATCGGTGGGCCCGCGCCCGGGCCGCCGAGGTGGTGGGAGCAACGGAGTTGAACCAGTGAGCTTTGCCCTCGGGGTCGCGGCATTCGCGATCGCATTGGTGCTGTCGGTGGCCTGGCACGAGTGCGGCCACATGTGGGCCGCGCAGGCCACCGGGATGAAGGTGCGCCGCTATTTCGTCGGCTTCGGCCCCACCCTCTGGTCGACCCGCCGCGGCGAGACCGAATACGGCTTCAAGGCCATCCCGGCCGGCGGGTTCTGCGACATCGCCGGCATGACCCCGTACGACGAGCTGAGCGATGCCGAGGCGCCGCGGGCGATGTACAAGCAGAAGCCGTGGAAGCGCCTCGTCGTGCTGGCTGCCGGCCCGATGCAGAACTTCATCCTCGGCTTCCTGCTGATCATGGTGCTCGCCGTCGGGTGGGGGCTGCCCGATCTCAAGCCCACGCCGGCCGTCGTCGCATCGACGTTCTGCGTCGCCCCCCAGCTCAACGAGAAGGGGGAGAACGCCGTGCCCTGCGTCGGCAGCGGTCCGGCGGCCGACGCCGGGCTGAAGGCCGGCGACCGCATCACCGCGGTCAACGGCGCCGCCATCAGCACGGCCGGCGAGCTGTCCAAGGCTTTGGCCGCGTCCACCGGGCCGGTCGCCCTCACCGTCGACCGCGCCGGTCAGGTGGTCAACCTGTCGGTGACGCCGACGCCGGTCACCATCACCGGACCCGGCCCCAACGGGACGACGACCACCGAACACCGCAATATGGTCGGCCTGAAGTACCCGGCACCGCCGGCGCCGGTCAAGTACAACGTGCTGTCGGCGATCCCCGCGTCGGTGGCCTTCACCGGGCAGATGTTCGAGATGACCTGGGACGCCCTGCTGTCGCTGCCGACCAAGATCGGCGCGCTGTGGACGGCCGTCACCGGCGGCGAGCGTTCCCCGGACACCCCGATCAGCGTCTGGGGCGCGTCGGTGATCGGCGGCGACGCCGTCGAGCGCGGCGTGTGGGAGTTGTTCCTCGGTCTGCTGATCAGCATCAACTTCTTCTTGGGCCTGTTCAACCTGGTGCCACTGCTCCCGCTCGACGGCGGGCACATGGCCGTCGTCGGGTACGAGAAGGTCCGCGACCTGCTGCGGCGCCGGTTCGGCAAGACCGCCGCCGGCCCGGTCGACTACATGAAGCTGATGCCGCTGACCTATGCCGTCGTCGCGATCATGGGCGTGTTCATGGTGCTCACCCTGACCGCCGACATCATCAATCCGATCACGTTGTTCTGAGGACGCCAAGATGACCAGCCCATCGTCCATCCCCATCGGTCTCGGCATGCCCGACGCCCCGCCGCCGGTACTCGCCCCGCGCCGCAAGACCCGCCAGATCCGCGTCGGCAGCGTCGGCGTCGGCAGCGACAGCCCGATCTCGGTGCAGTCGATGACGACGACCAAGACCCACGACATCAACGCGACGCTGCAGCAGATCGCCCAGCTGACCGCGTCGGGGTGCGACATCGTGCGCGTGGCGTGCCCACGCCAGGAAGACGCCGACGCGCTGCCCGAGATCGCCCGCAAGGCCAACATCCCGGTGATTGCCGACATCCACTTCCAGCCGAAATACATCTTCGCCGCCATCGACGCGGGCTGCGCCGCGGTCCGGGTGAACCCCGGCAACATCAAGGAGTTCGACGGTCGCGTCAAGGAGGTCGCCCAGGCGGCCGGCGCCGCGGGCATCCCCATCCGGATCGGCGTCAACGCCGGCTCGCTGGACAAGCGGATGATGGAGAAGTACGGCAAGGCCACCCCCGAGGCACTCGTGGAGTCGGCGCTGTGGGAGGCGTCGCTGTTCGAGGAGCACGGGTTCGGCGATATCAAGATCTCGGTCAAGCACAACGACCCGGTGATCATGGTCGAGGCCTATCGGCAGTTGGCCGCGCAGTGCGACTACCCGCTGCACCTCGGCGTCACCGAGGCCGGTCCGGCCTTCCAGGGCACGATCAAGTCCGCCGTCGCCTTCGGGGCGCTGTTGTCGGAGGGGATCGGCGACACCATCCGGGTGTCGCTGTCCGCGCCGCCGGCCGAGGAGATCAAGGTCGGCGACGTGATCCTGCAGTCGCTGAACCTGCGCCCCCGCAAGCTCGAGATCGTGTCCTGCCCGTCGTGCGGTCGTGCCCAGGTCGACGTCTACAAGCTCGCCGAGGAGGTCACCGCCGGCCTGGAGGGCATGGAGGTGCCGCTGCGCGTCGCGGTGATGGGCTGCGTCGTGAACGGTCCGGGGGAGGCGCGCGAGGCCGATCTCGGCGTCGCGTCGGGCAACGGCAAGGGGCAGATCTTCGTCAAGGGCGAGGTCATCAAGACCGTCCCCGAGTCGCAGATCGTCGAGACGTTAATCGAGGAAGCGCTGCGGATCGCCGAGGAGTCGGGAGACACTGAGAGTGGAACTCCCGTCGTCACGGTGAGCTGACAGGGGCCGTTGCCCGCGAGAGGATGTCTGACGATGCTGACCAGGCGCCGACAGCCGCTGCAGGCTGCTGATGCGCATGCGGTCGGTCGTGCCCTCGACCAGGATCCGGTGGCCATGTGCATGGTTGCCGCCCGGGTGGAGTGCTATGGCGTCGAACCGCGGTGGTTGGGCGGGCAGTTGTGGTCGGCCGACGACCCCGAGTATTCGCTGTGCTTCTCCGGCGCCAACCTGATTCCACTCTTGGGCGGCGACGCCGACCTCGACTACTTCGCCGAGGTGGCCCTGGCGCGGCCGCGCGAGTGTTCGTCGATCGTCGGGCCGGCGCATCTGGCGCTCGGTCTGTGGGACCGGCTGGAACACGTGTGGGGGCCGGCCCGCGACGTCCGCCCGGTCCAACAGATGATGGCGCTGTCGGGGCCGCCGCGCGTCGCCGACGATCCGGAGGTGCGGCTGGTGACCCGGGCCGACCTCGACAGCTACTTCCCGGCCGCGGTGACGATGTTCACCAGCGAGATCGGGATCGACCCGTGTGCTTTCGACGGCGGCCGCGCCTATCGCCAACGGCTCGGCGGGCTGATCGACGCGCAGCGGGTGTTCGCGCGCTTCGACGGCGATCGCGTCGTGTTCAAGGCCGAGATCGGTGCGATGTCGCGCGCGGTCGGCCAGATCCAAGGAGTGTGGGTCGATCCGGAGTTCCGCTCGGCCGGCATCGGGCGCGGTGGGACCGCTGCGGTCGCCTCCGCCATCCGTGCGCATGGTCGTGTCCCGAGTCTCTACGTCAACGACTTCAACGTCGGTGCCCGCCGCGTCTACGAGGCCGTCGGCTTCGAACAGGTGTCGACCTTCGCGACGATCCTGATCGACTGACCCTCGCACACGCGTTCCGCCCGACGCGATCGACATTTCCCGACGGGACTTCGTCGGGAAATGCGAAGCGTGTCGGGAGGAACCGGAAACGTTGCCAGCGTGGCGTCCCAGAAATCACATGCGTCACATTTACTATCAGCATTGATGATCTCTTCACAGGCAAAGACTCGGGTTCTGGCGGTCACGGTCGCCGCCCTGGTGGGCGTGTCGCTGTCGGCCTGCGGCTCGGCGGAGGACAGTCCCCGTCGCGCCGTCGACCGGTTCCTTTCCTCGATTGCGGCTCGGGACGCGAAGGGCGCCGCGGCCCAGACCAGTAACCCCGACGCGGCCCAGCGGGCCATCGCCGACCTGTGGAGCGGACTGTCGGCGGAGGCGCTCGACGTCTCGAGTGGGAAGGTCCGCCTCTCGGTGGACAACGCCCTCGCCGACGTCACCTACACGTGGAAACTGCCGGGCAACCGTGAATGGCGCTACACCGCCCAGGTCGCCGCCAGCCGCAACGACGCCGGCTGGTCGGTGCGGTGGATGCCGACCGACCTGCACCCCGACCTCGGCGCCGACCAACAGTTGAAGTTCCGCGTCATCGAGGCGCCGCGCGCCGAAGTGAACGAGGCCGACGGCTCTCGGGTGATGGCGAACGGCACCGTCGTCGGGATCACCTTCGACGCGAAGGCAGCCCAGCGGGCCGGTGCCGAGCCGGCCGAGTCGGTCGCCGCAGCGGTCAGCGCGTTGCACCGCTTCGACCCCAAGCTCAACGCCCAGCAGATCGTCGAGACCGCGACCGCGACCGGGAAGCCGTACTCCCTCATCCGCCTGAGCCACCGCGACTTCGACCAGCTGCGCGACCGACTCGCCATCCCGGGAATCGTCGCGACGGACCAGGCCGAACTCCTTCCGACCGACCCGGGCTTCGCGCCGGCGCTGCTGACCCAGGTCCGCAAGGTGATCGGCGACCAGACCGTCGG
Proteins encoded:
- a CDS encoding M50 family metallopeptidase; translated protein: MSFALGVAAFAIALVLSVAWHECGHMWAAQATGMKVRRYFVGFGPTLWSTRRGETEYGFKAIPAGGFCDIAGMTPYDELSDAEAPRAMYKQKPWKRLVVLAAGPMQNFILGFLLIMVLAVGWGLPDLKPTPAVVASTFCVAPQLNEKGENAVPCVGSGPAADAGLKAGDRITAVNGAAISTAGELSKALAASTGPVALTVDRAGQVVNLSVTPTPVTITGPGPNGTTTTEHRNMVGLKYPAPPAPVKYNVLSAIPASVAFTGQMFEMTWDALLSLPTKIGALWTAVTGGERSPDTPISVWGASVIGGDAVERGVWELFLGLLISINFFLGLFNLVPLLPLDGGHMAVVGYEKVRDLLRRRFGKTAAGPVDYMKLMPLTYAVVAIMGVFMVLTLTADIINPITLF
- the ispG gene encoding flavodoxin-dependent (E)-4-hydroxy-3-methylbut-2-enyl-diphosphate synthase; translation: MTSPSSIPIGLGMPDAPPPVLAPRRKTRQIRVGSVGVGSDSPISVQSMTTTKTHDINATLQQIAQLTASGCDIVRVACPRQEDADALPEIARKANIPVIADIHFQPKYIFAAIDAGCAAVRVNPGNIKEFDGRVKEVAQAAGAAGIPIRIGVNAGSLDKRMMEKYGKATPEALVESALWEASLFEEHGFGDIKISVKHNDPVIMVEAYRQLAAQCDYPLHLGVTEAGPAFQGTIKSAVAFGALLSEGIGDTIRVSLSAPPAEEIKVGDVILQSLNLRPRKLEIVSCPSCGRAQVDVYKLAEEVTAGLEGMEVPLRVAVMGCVVNGPGEAREADLGVASGNGKGQIFVKGEVIKTVPESQIVETLIEEALRIAEESGDTESGTPVVTVS
- a CDS encoding GNAT family N-acetyltransferase, which gives rise to MLTRRRQPLQAADAHAVGRALDQDPVAMCMVAARVECYGVEPRWLGGQLWSADDPEYSLCFSGANLIPLLGGDADLDYFAEVALARPRECSSIVGPAHLALGLWDRLEHVWGPARDVRPVQQMMALSGPPRVADDPEVRLVTRADLDSYFPAAVTMFTSEIGIDPCAFDGGRAYRQRLGGLIDAQRVFARFDGDRVVFKAEIGAMSRAVGQIQGVWVDPEFRSAGIGRGGTAAVASAIRAHGRVPSLYVNDFNVGARRVYEAVGFEQVSTFATILID